The Argentina anserina chromosome 3, drPotAnse1.1, whole genome shotgun sequence genome includes a region encoding these proteins:
- the LOC126788034 gene encoding phospholipase A1-Igamma1, chloroplastic: MAMFTMMYAHIPATQAASAATRFPMIRSQHQQEAVLDHRPQTKTSNTANRLAESLSHLLHLHIDTPPKTNSPHLSNWSTFTEEKCSTPTTSPREIISEKWREIHGSNDWEGLMDPLHPWLRREIVKYGEFAQATYDAFDFDSFSEFCGSCRYNKNKLFDVLGLGQNGYAVSKYIYAMSHIDMPNWLERTHLVETWSKDSNWMGFVAVSDDQETSRIGRRDIVVAWRGTVSPSEWYEDMQRKLEPIGDSDAKVEHGFLGIYMSKSDETRYNKSSASEQVMKEVTRLVQFYKSKGEEVSLTITGHSLGGALALLNAYEAAKTIPGLPISVISFGAPRVGNNAFRDELNQLGVKTLRVVVKQDVVPKMPGLVLNEGLQKFEEITGTLEWVYTHVGAELKVDVGSSPYLKKHGFNFLGFHSLETYLHLVDGYLNKETTFRSNARRDFALVNKACNMLVEDLRIPHCWYQLEHKGLVCNHHGRWVKPRREPEDIPSPTREAEAQAHALQV, from the coding sequence ATGGCAATGTTTACAATGATGTATGCTCATATTCCGGCCACTCAGGCTGCCTCCGCAGCAACCCGGTTTCCCATGATCCGATCTCAACACCAGCAAGAAGCTGTTCTTGATCATCGCCCACAAACAAAGACATCAAACACGGCCAATCGTCTAGCTGAATCACTCTCCCACCTCCTTCATCTTCACATAGACACCCCTCCTAAAACAAACAGTCCTCACTTGTCCAATTGGAGTACGTTTACTGAAGAGAAATGTTCAACTCCCACAACTTCTCCCAGGGAAATCATATCTGAAAAGTGGCGTGAAATCCATGGTTCAAACGATTGGGAGGGTCTTATGGATCCCCTCCACCCTTGGCTAAGAAGAGAGATAGTCAAGTATGGTGAATTTGCACAGGCGACTTATGATGCCTTCGACTTTGACTCATTCTCTGAGTTCTGTGGGAGCTGCAGGTACAACAAGAATAAGCTCTTTGATGTGTTGGGACTCGGTCAAAATGGATATGCAGTTAGCAAATACATTTATGCTATGTCCCATATAGATATGCCTAACTGGCTGGAGAGGACACATTTGGTTGAGACATGGAGCAAAGATTCAAACTGGATGGGATTTGTTGCAGTGAGTGATGACCAGGAGACGAGCAGAATCGGAAGAAGAGACATTGTGGTGGCTTGGCGTGGGACGGTGTCGCCATCCGAGTGGTATGAGGATATGCAGAGGAAGTTGGAGCCTATTGGGGATTCGGATGCCAAAGTTGAACATGGGTTTCTTGGAATCTACATGTCCAAGAGTGATGAAACAAGGTACAACAAATCCAGTGCCTCAGAGCAAGTCATGAAGGAAGTGACTAGGCTTGTGCAGTTTTATAAATCCAAGGGTGAAGAAGTGAGTCTTACAATTACAGGGCATAGCTTGGGTGGTGCTTTGGCTTTGCTCAATGCTTATGAAGCTGCAAAAACAATTCCTGGACTTCCCATTAGTGTCATTTCATTTGGGGCACCTAGAGTGGGAAACAATGCTTTCAGAGATGAGCTAAATCAACTTGGCGTCAAGACACTAAGGGTTGTGGTGAAGCAAGACGTGGTACCGAAAATGCCAGGACTCGTTTTGAATGAAGGTTTGCAGAAGTTTGAAGAAATTACAGGCACATTGGAATGGGTTTATACACATGTTGGAGCTGAACTCAAAGTCGATGTCGGCTCGTCTCCTTATCTCAAAAAACATGGCTTCAATTTTCTAGGGTTTCATAGCCTTGAGACTTATCTTCACCTTGTGGATGGATACTTGAATAAAGAAACTACCTTTAGGTCGAATGCCAGGAGGGATTTTGCCTTGGTGAACAAGGCATGTAATATGTTGGTGGAGGATCTTAGAATTCCACACTGTTGGTACCAATTGGAGCACAAGGGGCTTGTTTGTAATCATCATGGGAGATGGGTTAAACCCAGAAGAGAGCCCGAAGATATTCCTTCACCAACTAGAGAAGCCGAAGCACAAGCTCATGCTCTTCAAGTATGA